In Pseudorasbora parva isolate DD20220531a chromosome 1, ASM2467924v1, whole genome shotgun sequence, the DNA window GGAAAAGAGGCGAAGATCCTGCAGAATTTCGGCGACGGGATCTGCAAGATTTTGGACGAGCGACTGCAGAAGCATTATCGGGAAAACGGTGCGGGACTACAATGTAGTGCAGACGTGAATGTTCCCTAAAATGAGGATCCTCAGTCTTTCTTTAATCCATTGCTGTCATGTTTACAgtcttctgtttttttttctgaaaggtTCTGATGCTCCAATCCACTTGGCTATCCATACAAGCAACATGGCTTCCTCTAAACAGCCGGAAGAACCTCAAAAGAAACCTTCCGGAAACTTGGGTGAACATACGGTCGGTTTAAGGATGAAATGAGTTGCGCTTACTTATCGTAGAAAACTAATAACTAATTTGATGCAGAAACGAACACGAGTAGAAGAAAGAAAGGAGAAGGGAACTAGGAAAAAGAGAGAGTATGTGCCGCAGAAGAGGTCTGGAGGTTACGCTGTACTGCTCACTTTGTATAGACACACACAGGTAAAACAAGCTCATTTATTGTCATGTTATTTTGCATTATAGTGTAGTTCACAACAAGTTATCGTTAAACATGCCTTTCCCTGTGGAAAAAAACCTAATTTTTACTCTCTTTTGTCCTGTGTTTTCTAGATGCCTGGCAGTAAAGGCTTCATGTTTAGGAATGAACTACAAAGTGAGGCACAGCCCTTGTGTGATAAGTCCTTCACAGTGGTGAGGCCAACAACACACTTCTACAGAGGACTTACCGCTAGAACCACTGCCTGTAGCCTAAGTTTGTCTTTTCCCTCTACATATAGCCTGATCTTGGTAGCAAGTACACTGCGTGGTCCTCGGTGAGCACGCTCATTCAGAAAGAACTTATGGTGAAGACGCACAATCCTGCCAGGTGAGATGTGAACCAGATCTGCCATCACAGCTTCGCCTTGAGTTGGATTGATCTTCATCTCTCTCGTTTCCTGTTTTATTTCAGGTATTCGTTGACTGACCAGGGTCTGGCTCTAGCCGAGAGGCTCGATTCTGAAGAGACAGGGATGACTAAAGAACGCGTCGAGCAAAAGAGTGAAGAAGAAAACTCTCAAGATGGACCAGATGTTGTAGACCTGACTTTGGAGAAGGAGGAGGATGATGAGGAGCAGGAAGAGAAAGAGAGTTGGTGGGTACAAGCAAGTTCAAGGACATATTGTTAAAGTTTCCCTTTTTGTGACATTTAAGATCATATCAGGCTATTTTGAGTAGCAAAAGTCACCAATATTGAAATTCaacaattattatatattttttttatttcatggaatattattattagggaATGCTTTTCATTGCATTcattgttaaagggggggggggggggggggtgaaatgctgtttcatgcatactgagcaagacttggattcccatcctaaacatagacaaagtttcaaaaactaatgttggacgtttgatagagtatttctgtgttaaaaatactccttccggtttccgTACtgcggagagtttttttcgagtatggctcggcttgacgttaataagagcggaaggtccttgtatgggccgtacgggctcttctcccggtagggtgcgggcgcgtgactagagcgagagaggaaatgcacgcccataaacacactctcaggtgcagatccagtcgatccaggcgccgcgctccactttattgaGATGTTGTTGACTCTGTTGacatgttttggcctgaagctccaccctccatctatcgaccaatcataaagtcagtagtgtttctgcatccgggttgccagatctgctctagttaccacagctgcagatctacaaacgttcctgctgatcctgcagctaatctggcaacctcgagtcagggggagggggatacacctgcagtaccagttttggccacaatctaacatacacttcctttaaagctATTTGTGGCAGGGTGCCACAAATAAATCAATGTATGTCGAACACTGCAATATATTGCAGTTGACTTTGTGATGCTTTTCTCATGTCGCTTTCTCTCGTTAACGCATGTGTGACAGTATAATATATCtgtgcatcaggtcttaaagtgacagcaggtTTATAATTAggaaattatgagataatattaaaaatatctatatggcaGTTTTCCCCCAGGGTTTtgatgtcaaaattgtggccactgagtgaaaatgctgagtggctagttaAAAAAACACTAGCCACAGTGCCTGGTGAGCCGAAAAGGTAACGTCAAGCCCTGATTGTAGCATGTTGACTGTATAAACCTTCCTTCTCTTATAGGTCCAGCAAGTCTTCAGAAAGGCCTGCTACAGCTCTTTCTGTAAATCAGGCCAGAGGTCTTCTCTCTGAGTCAGATGCCAAAGGAAAATCCCAAACCTCAGAGACGGGGAGAACAGCAAAGGGTTGGCATCTTCCACCTGGCTCTTATGACATTGTGTTGTGCGTCGACTTCATCGAGACAACTGGGTAAGATAAAAAGATTGTGTCTGTGGCTTCACTATTttgtatataaaacaatataattttattttaactttgtTTAGTGCATTGCTTTATAAAACAGGAAATGGCTAGttgaattataatagtgacgTTGTGAACTCAACAGGGGAAGCAGTGGTCGCAAACAAGAACTGGCTAAGGAGTTACAAAGGAATGGTGTGACCTTTGACATCAGGAAACTGAATGTAGGGGACTTCCTGTGGGTGGCACGTGAGAAAGTGACACCTGTTCCTGGTAGGTCAACTTTGCCATGCTTTGCTGAGATGCAGGACTAGTTGATAACCAGCGGATGGGAGTGTTGCTCTTCTCAGAAGATACACTCAAGAAAAGTTTCATTTTGAAACAGTGGTTCTCGATCTCTGGGACTCCAACGCCCTCCTTTGACTGAGACACTATCCAAAGGCCCTCTTGTCTAAGCTAATATGTACTTATGTTGTAATAAATCTAATgaactaaaaatatgatttagtactttaataaaaatggacaatatacaaataaatgtatatcATTTTAAGACTTATTAAAACCCCcctggttgagaaccactgttttaatagtttaatcCATAAAGGCTATTTAGATATTAATTGATTACATATATAAAAAGCCATTTGTGTCTTCCTCCAGGGCAGCTGCGTCCACCAGTGGGGAAAGAGCTAGTGCTTGATTACATCATTGAGAGGAAGAGGATGGATGATCTTTGTGGAAGCATCATCGATGGACGCTTCAGAGAGCAGAAGGTttgaaccaaaaaaaaaaaacatttcaatagatttaaaatgtatctatggaggaccaaacctgcagaaattttaaataataacaatgTATATATAACAAATTCTCCCTCTATTTATTGGTTTCTGtacttattttacattttattttatgtaatttttatttataaaaattatcCTGTGTTTTTTCTTCATATATGTTTATGTGTTCatgtttatttgtatatttatttattcccatatgtttttattttattatatttatttatgtttatatttcCATTAATACGGAAATGAGGGAGTTAGAAGGCCCTTGCGTAGCTCCAGTCATTGGTTGAGAGTTCACGCAATAGAGATGGGAATTTTCTACTAGATGTGACAGATCAACTGGCGAGTTGCAAGTTATTTTCATTTCGTGTCGATGTTGAATTGTTTTGTAGTGACCATTAAAGCAAATTAGGGAGGTTCGGTCCTTCATATTCATCTGCATTCTAGATAAAATTGAAAATTAAGGCTGCATGATTTTGGATATATTGAGAATCacgatttttttgtttaaaatatagaTACTAAAAAGAGAACTAAACTAAATtggaattatatatatatttttaacgtgggattgaattaattatataactTATTTTATTACCTGTTTTTAGCAAATCTTGACTGAATGatttaatgatgaatatattttttaatacttttcatGTCGCCACCTACTGATGTAACAATGTAGTTCATGCTatctttgttttttaaagttattttaaaggttgattattattaaatttttgTTACAGTAGACATCAGTATTGATatctgggcccgtatttatcaaacatcttagaattactcacaagagcactgctaagaattgacttaagagtaaaaaaattcttggctcaaagctctcttaataaaagttagttatcaagcgtcccaatcatactttaagtaaagtgtcgGACTAGatcttaagtgctagtcttagagtggatttacgacactttgctgtgccacaaatggaattttggatgatgtcataggcatgaaccaatcactgaatagatgtccttatttaagaatataaagataaattcacattgaatggtgaaattcctaagaggagtttacattcaatacacatttgacaataaagagttttcaagagaatacattataatatacacattttaaatgaaagattaacatgttttcatccatgtaattaatttttttaaactggtgtgctgttaaattgcctatatatagcctagattttttttatatataatcagccaccatggattccaaaagaaaaccgacATGGCAGGAGAGAGAAACGATCGCTAATGCTTGCTGAATTACTCGaacagtgttttttatttttatttttataaaacccaacattaaccagtgctgaaaaagatgatgtctGCTCTGTCTAAACGATACTGTTTGATGAACTATTTGTCGTCAAACATTTCGAACACATTCCTCTATTGAAAGATTTGCGCTCGTCTCTGTCTCCATAGCGCCAtcacaagcccctactggcaactcctaaccacttgagagacctctcgagctgtcttaaataattgggagagtaagagtgattcttagctttaagaaatttgataacttgcttttatacttaagtttgaaagtaggagtaaatgtcatgaattctcagcacttaagactaaaatagcactttgagaagcttgataaatacgggccctgaaCCATAAGCTTTTATCCCAGAACTTTTTTGATAATTTGAAGTATTGTAAGATGATACTGTGTTTGTGAAGCTGTTTAATACCTCTCTACATGACAGCTTCTTTGTCTCAGCGGCGCCAACACAGATCTGAATGTTTCCTTTGATCGGACTTGTTAAAGCTGGTTGTCATTTAGGAATAAGATCATGTCTGTGTTTGAATCGTCTTTTAATCATTACTCCTGCAGATCTAATGAACAGATTTGTGACTTTCCTAACACATGTTCCATTACTTTCCTGTTTGTCCTTTCTGTTGCTTTCTCATTCTTAGTTTCGTCTGAAGAGGTGTGGTCTGCGTAAGCCCATTTATCTAGTGGAGGAGTGTGGGTCGGCGGCGGCTCATCTCAGTTTACCTGAGAGTACATTACAACAGGCTATAGTCAACACACAGGTATACAGCAGGCCGTAAAGAAGACAGGTGTGCAATAGTGGAGGAGGATGATGATGGGATTGTATGTGTATTACTGCAGGTGGTTGATGGCTTCTTTGTGAAGCGTGTACAGGATGTGAAAGAGTCTGCTGCTTACCTCACCATCATGACCAGATACCTCCAGAAACTCTACCAGGTTTGTTTTAAAGCTCATTCAATGCAGCATGTGTAAATCACTTCTTTAAATATTTGCTCATTTATATCAcgaggtgtgtgtctgtgtctgtatcTGTGTGtctttgtctgtgtgtctgtatctgtgtgtgcttccattttttctttttcagaatTGCACATTATtctgtcactccagagaactgGAGGGTGATAGAGAAGATGAGACGGAGCAAACGGCCAACCTTTCCTGTTCTCTCATGGCCTTCACAGAATTTAACTATGGGGCTGTTAAGAACAAGGTAATGTGAAAGCAAATCAATGCTCTTCTGAGAAAGTATTTATATCGAAACTCGTATTGATAAAtaacactgatattaaaataaactaattaTTACCAATACGATaaatggtaaaattaaaaatctatgctaaaaacaatacaaactaAAACCAGTATTGTGATTaaggatgggtatcgttaagattttaacggtattactactcttaccgatactgcttatcagtactttttgagattttatatatatatatatatatatatatatatatatatatatatatatatatatatatatacatatgtgtgtATAGTGTACAGTGCTTTcgtttcaggaagaattctagtaaaataacactgcatagtttttcataaatagccaaaataatgcgtattaaagctgaagttattcaatcaagagctgtgagtgattttctctttgcatttggttgtttaattcgtagtaattcgtcagcatgtttatttacaccgctgcctctttaagacagatgtgcagctctataggcgactgataataagCAGATACACTACACTTTCTCCTGACTATTTCCAGACTATTGTCTTTAGcctctccaagccggtcattttgacatagatgtttgtgtacatttgatcgtttagacgcgagtgtgaaaccgaaagtgtaatttgctcgtcttGTTGCGGGCTGTTTCGGAGCgcgcgcgccgacttgggaacaatctcttgcgcacTTTTTTGtgggcgggtaaataaaaatagcatactgtttcccctctttgtaaactttgttcaatgcatgcgagtgcggccgtatgtccgaaaATGACCCATAGAGaaatgaccagtcgttttcgccgtcatttcccagatgtagtgccagaaggCGCGAATAAGAACTCGCGcacgctgagagaagatccgtcactgcgcatcatccgaaagcgcgcactcgtctcacagcgcgcaaatattgagttctttttcaagtcttgtgcttaaacggacaaactcacacaaaaagtatgtcaacatgtccatcttgatgagtatccaagcagagatagtctgaatatgcctcaagtgaactgtatagagtcgagaaagacgagcatatccttctattaggtcttaaaggggcagtagcctttactgctctgtttaatgtcaaacaaaaggacatcacgcgctgctcttgattgaatagcttttgtaagtttaataaggattaatctttaatttaaacagttaaatatgcagttattttacatttgattactttattcaatttctgtaccctttctgcaggccagtaggccaatacattattatttaatgtacacataagTGAGGTCAagaacaaaacacattttagtttgaattttattttatactgtgtgatgttgcaatgtgctaaataaatagttgcataatttgtaattgatttattacttgaaactttaatattaattaatggaattgtaatgccttgatttttttagtaaagttacacagtcatagcattagccataaatgcaatggataattggcataatttcataatttcttaatttctagtgtttcggtttcagccaattatttttattttggtgcattcctactgacaatgttttgctcggtatgtcgtcaacatgcttcagaagatgccaaaactagtagtttcaatgttggtactaaaaacctaaaactggaagccataaaagaccacaaatcatccaaatgctacatccaggtaaaaatttattttaaaaaaaaagagcgcACAGAGACCTActcatttaataaaatgtatattagttaatggtttgtgtgtgtataagagaaaatgtcagcatttcattgagacttgagattaaataaactgctttagTATTGTAGAGCTCgtagtattaatttttcacGTGCAATTACACATtatcggttaaaaacaagaaagtggcttgtagattttgaaatccaccagccacagtggccggtggacaaaaaagtgaatttccatccctggtgtTAATATTAATGGACTTAAACTAACGTGACCTCATAATGATCAGTTATATTTGTAACAGTAGCCATGTTTCTATCTACCTATTTTTATGAGCCTTTTGGGATGTCGCATAAAAACGCTGGATGGAAACAACAAGATGAGcataaattgtaaaaatgcGCATAATAAACGTGCTCAACTGAGTCGGATGATAAAAAAACAGATGGAAAAAAACTAATGACCAAATAAATCCCTCGATGCACAACAAAAATCTCACGTGGATGTGATGGATAACTGGACAAACCagttggccaatcacattgCAGCATCTCAAATGTTGGTTTGATATGGCTTAATTCCCTCCCAGAAGCGTCTGACATGATTGTTCACAAACACCAGCATCTGAGCCGAAGATAACATGAAGTGTTTGTTTTAAAGTCATTTATGATGGAGGAAAAAGAGCCACAGTTTCTTTCCTGACTGCAACAACTCCAATTTTATTAGAGATATTTTATGCCAATTCCCCAGGAAGTGAAGATGTTGTTCTCTTGAACACATTGGATGGAAACGCTGCtttattcacaaatgttttgtgtgatattaattttttttgcaaaagttAAATTTGCaactttggatggaaacatagtTTTTAACAAATGACtcattgttagttaatacattaatttgAACAAACAGGaccatattgtaaagtgtttttttttcttcatcaaTCAAATAATTcctaatctctctctctctctctcgttcaaaCAGTGCCAGACAGTGCGGGAAGTATTTGCTCGGCAGCTTATGCAGATCAGTGGAGTGTCTGGTGATAAAGCCGCCGCTGTTCTTGAACACTACAGCACAGTCAGCAGGTGTGATTGCTCTCCACTaacacaaacacattaaaacTCATTTACATTCCACTATCACAGACACTCGCTCATTAAATCGCTGCGTATCGCCCGCTATCTTCAAATCACTCATTTACAATCTACTATCACAGACATTTACtgaatataaattaaaaatgcctttttatgtttttcttaACTATTGCTTGCTAACTCAAGCTCATATGATGATATAAGGTCGTGCCATCTTATTGGAAAATGCTGTTGCCCCATCTCTTGGCTTtgcttgttttatgtttttctgtatttttaaacCATTCTTTCTGTCTCTAGTTTATTGCAAGCATATGATCAATGCTCCAATGAAACGGAAAAAGAGAAGCTTCTTTCCTCTATCAAATATGGAAAACTCAAAAGGTTTGTTCTGTTTTTACTGACTGTAAAGACACGGCTAGAATTTagttttgctctctctctctctctctctctctctctctctctctctctctctctctctcagtaaacaaatacatgaatatattttataatcaaaatatttgacaataaaacatttaataaatgttgtaccTACATTCAGACAAGATGAGAATATTTGACTTtagtttttctttctctctctctctatctctctctctctctctctctctctctctctctctctctctctctctctctctctctctctctctctctcaaaagtGACGTGTGTTATTCATTAATCATTTATTCTAATCAAAGAaacctggaaaaaaaaatcatggtttcttcaaaaataactgttttcaacattgctaatagtaaatatttcttgagcataCACTcatcatattacaatgatttctgaaggatcatgtgactgataTTCAGTTttccatcacagaaataaacttAATATCtaaaagctattttaaattcttataatatttcacagtattgctgtttttttttctgtatttttgataaaacaaatgcagccttggtgagcagaaaagACATTATCATGATATATTTTGGTTGATATATTAtgatgtaaatgtatttattattattattattattgcaggAATCTTGGACCAGCCTTGAGCCGCACTATATATCAGCTTTACTGTACACATGGACCTCTGTCGTAGGCcttttcattcaaaaacacaaatGTTTGGTGCATTTCAGTTTAATCATTGTATTATAATTGTTCTGTTTGTTGACTCAATGTCTAAAGTAATAAAGGTATACATTTGTTTTTCTAAGCCCTCAAGAGTATTGCATTTTGTTGCTGTTCGGTTGTTTCATAACAAAAATTGCAAACTTGCTGTGCCAAAGCGTTAAGCACTGAAGCATATGATTTCAAAAAggcaaaatatgcattaaaATGAAGGAGAGAATTGCAAAGGGGCATTGGTGCAATGGATTGGGATTAGCTGTATGGGGCAGGTGGGTGACATCAGTGTTTAGAAACTAGTGTTGAGGTTACAGCTGCTCTGCCTTCCAGGAGATTGGAGGGGGACTCCGCTGACGTCCTCTGAATCTCCCTCAAGGAGAAACACGCATATCGACAAAAACAAGTAGGGCGACTGCCTTGTATCCACGCTGGTTGCTTTCGTGGAAATGTTTTGACGTTTGGCTGCCTGCATCCCGCGTAGCCTACAGACAAGCGCGTGCGTTTTAACATCCTCGATGCATTCTCTTCCTATCATCCATGTTTCTGGATATACGGccataataataatgacaacaacaacctcctcctcatcatcatcacagtGAAGGTGATGAAGCTGGTGGCCGACATGGTCAGAGCCGAGAGACTATTTGAGAAAATATGCATGCACTTGATGTGTGAAGGACAAGGAGGAGACGGAGAATGCGGCTGGGTAATGTGGCGTTGATCATGCGAATTCGCCCAGGCTGCTGCTCTCGAGAAACCGTATCGGGACCAGCGGCGGATGGGCTGACTTACCCGCAGGGGAAGACCTGGACGAGGGCCGCCACATCCTGAAGCGCCCCCCGGCCATCCCCGGGGTGAGTCCGCGGGGCAAGAGGGACGATGGAGGAGGCGACGGCAGATGGAGAGGAGCCCATTCTGAATGGAGCTGGGAGGGAAGAGGTGAGACGAGGGCGTGTATTTGCCCAAATTCTATACTTTTTTTGCGTTAATATGTACATGTGAGTTGTTATAGTAGAGACTGTATAGAACAGAAGACTGTCACGACGTGTATGGCAagccattttaacatttatacaAATGATAggcttttttgtgttttgtttacttTTTCACTATCGCTACTAATAGTACTTATTAGAATATATTCCAGTATAACATGTTCTCGCTCATTCGATCTAGTATCACTGTAGACTATACAGTTTTTTATTAACTTTATCTTACTTGTTACagtttacttttattattatttacttgtCATATGGATTGATTACAGAACaacttatttatattttatactcAAAAATTCttcaaataagaaatgttagCAACAATAGAAATGGTAATAATTTACAAGAGgatttcattagttaacaaacTAATAAAGATATGCACTAACACATCATATTGATCTTTGTTCGTTTCAACATTTACTTatacattattataataaaaagttAAACAATTTTATTGTACAAACAATaaacagctgcatttttatttacTAAAGCTAACAAAGCTGAAAaattacagtaacaaatgtactactcgtggttagttcatgttagttaatacatttaactaaaGTTAACAAATGACACTTTATTGTGAAGTGCTAACGAAAtactcaaataaataaatactaatcTATTATGTTGCTATTAAGAAAACCGATATACCAGGAACAATTTTTGAATAGTTACTGGTAACTAAATAACTAATGGTACCTGAGAATAAAAATTGAAATTTAACTAATTAAATATTGACTATAactattaaaaaatgttatgtaatgaATAGCTACAAGTGAAGATACTAGTTACTTATTAGTAATTGTAAAAAGTTCTAGTAAGATTTCAAATGGATACTAGTTGGTTTTAAGTAATAAATGCCATTAGCTAAATAAAACAGCTTGCCATATGAACAAGCTGTACTCTGACAAGTTTTTCAGGCTCAtaaattttatatttgatattgAGGCCTGTTTACCATTGGTATTTCTATCCATAAACAAGCATGCCGCAGTGTATTGCCTGTTAGCCATGTGCTTTTATCTCTGCAGTGCAGTTTGTCTTTTCCCCAGATTTTTGGCCTTAATCTGGCTCTCCTTTctcttagaaaaaaagttatcaTATTGGCACAATATGCTCTTGTACAAAAAGTACAGTGGTGGTACTTTGATGGTATCAGATGCTAATACCGTAGTACTTAATGATTGCCATGTTCATATACCATGGTGTTTACATTGTATTTTAAAGTACTGTTTGGAGGTGCATCTCTCCACAGATGCTCTAAAATTGGTATTCCACAGCTTTAGGTTTTCTCTTCTGAGGTTAATAATCATAAGATGTTACCAAAGAAAGTGTGGCACCCAGTACTCTCATCCCTGGTTAATATGCTCGTCTTTTCCCTCAGGTCTTAGCCGAGCATTTCCCTTGgggctgtttttttttactatcaGCCTTCTTGGCAATGTCTATTTCTCGCTCTCTCATTCTGTTTGCCACTGTAGCTCTTTCCCGTTCACATTTATCATGCTCTTCCGTCTGATAGATGCCCTCTCAATGGTACAATATCAGATCAAAGGAGGTCTGTGTTATTTCAAGGCAGATAATGACTCGGTCAACATATCTGTGACAAAGCTCAAGACCAGAGTCAGCACTGACCTCCAGGCCCTCTATATTAACAAACTACagcatttctctctctctctctctctctctctctctctctctctctctctctctctctctctctctctctctcgctctcgctctcgctctcgctctcgctctcctCTATTTATTCATTGGTGCTGAGTTAACCTCCTGTCTCTTGTTACATGAAGATCAATAGAAATGGAGACAGCTTGAAGGGAAGAAAGCTGTGAGTCATATCAGAAATgctgttttaaattaatttggaAGGCAGCAGGAATAGTCTATAACAGATAGTGAGCTATTTCTGTACATTTCAGTATGGCATTAGTGTGGCACCGGCTGTTGAAGGATAATGAAAGACTGAAGTCGAGTGAAAGATGCTGACAGAATATCTGGCTTTTACATATCGCTCTACCTTCCAACATATTTATCTCTATGTAAAGATATCATATTCCTTCTTTAACCAATATTTTTCTATGTATTGGGTTCCTCTCTCCTGCATGACAGCCCTTTCTACTTCCCTTAATTTCTATTAACCAAACCACAAATCCAGAACTGTAAGATTGATGCAGCTACGCCAGGCCATAATCTTCTTGCTACTTCACTCAAATGCTAATTTATGAATTTGTGGTTTAGTTGATAGAAAAAGACTGAAAGGAAAAGGGAAGTGAGAAGTTCATAATGAAGAGTGTTCGAGAAAGTGCACATATAAAAACTAGAaagagcaacaacaacaaaaattacagtttcttgaatttttttttttttttttgcataaactTCACTTGTATCTCAGTTGACATTTATACACATTACTAATTTATCATTTTTCCTTTATTATGCTTTTGTAAGTATTaaataattacaataataaCTTATCCCTAAAAGTAGGATTgattattcaaaaataatagTAAATTGTTGTCAGACTGTGAAGGATTCCCATCAAAAGTGTTACGAACATGCAAGCAACAGTGGTGTTGGTTGACTTAAAATG includes these proteins:
- the mus81 gene encoding crossover junction endonuclease MUS81 isoform X1, with protein sequence MFDVNMPVDQVCLGRKRPVPSCPNPLFLQWLTELRDSAKEKGMKTQYVYQKAINSLKKYPLPLKNGKEAKILQNFGDGICKILDERLQKHYRENGSDAPIHLAIHTSNMASSKQPEEPQKKPSGNLGEHTKRTRVEERKEKGTRKKREYVPQKRSGGYAVLLTLYRHTQMPGSKGFMFRNELQSEAQPLCDKSFTVPDLGSKYTAWSSVSTLIQKELMVKTHNPARYSLTDQGLALAERLDSEETGMTKERVEQKSEEENSQDGPDVVDLTLEKEEDDEEQEEKESWSSKSSERPATALSVNQARGLLSESDAKGKSQTSETGRTAKGWHLPPGSYDIVLCVDFIETTGGSSGRKQELAKELQRNGVTFDIRKLNVGDFLWVAREKVTPVPGQLRPPVGKELVLDYIIERKRMDDLCGSIIDGRFREQKFRLKRCGLRKPIYLVEECGSAAAHLSLPESTLQQAIVNTQVVDGFFVKRVQDVKESAAYLTIMTRYLQKLYQNCTLFCHSRELEGDREDETEQTANLSCSLMAFTEFNYGAVKNKCQTVREVFARQLMQISGVSGDKAAAVLEHYSTVSSLLQAYDQCSNETEKEKLLSSIKYGKLKRNLGPALSRTIYQLYCTHGPLS
- the mus81 gene encoding crossover junction endonuclease MUS81 isoform X2 — translated: MLQSTWLSIQATWLPLNSRKNLKRNLPETWKRTRVEERKEKGTRKKREYVPQKRSGGYAVLLTLYRHTQMPGSKGFMFRNELQSEAQPLCDKSFTVPDLGSKYTAWSSVSTLIQKELMVKTHNPARYSLTDQGLALAERLDSEETGMTKERVEQKSEEENSQDGPDVVDLTLEKEEDDEEQEEKESWSSKSSERPATALSVNQARGLLSESDAKGKSQTSETGRTAKGWHLPPGSYDIVLCVDFIETTGGSSGRKQELAKELQRNGVTFDIRKLNVGDFLWVAREKVTPVPGQLRPPVGKELVLDYIIERKRMDDLCGSIIDGRFREQKFRLKRCGLRKPIYLVEECGSAAAHLSLPESTLQQAIVNTQVVDGFFVKRVQDVKESAAYLTIMTRYLQKLYQNCTLFCHSRELEGDREDETEQTANLSCSLMAFTEFNYGAVKNKCQTVREVFARQLMQISGVSGDKAAAVLEHYSTVSSLLQAYDQCSNETEKEKLLSSIKYGKLKRNLGPALSRTIYQLYCTHGPLS